In the Eremothecium cymbalariae DBVPG#7215 chromosome 7, complete sequence genome, one interval contains:
- the PCH2 gene encoding Pch2p (similar to Ashbya gossypii AEL258W) has product MSKYIVDCCLNHEMLYLVLPMLQEVDLNCQEETIRVFKEILTKTIQVKLDKLNKAQLLNRAYSSKDFLMEGQGSVTLASKPTKAQESFIKSLIKVVLHDFSKNNSQIVDYQGNLLTSLCIERIYIEETTWNEDLSTDPNELLRVINDVLSWPSNQYESCNRRNKPVQMEKEFRIHFYQIPHNTDVLLNSQISEEFDKIDLRDPSDYAEKTYVSVDRTPSWLPFSEETLNQIQIHLMPSLELENVWESLYFDDDIKEKLFSYATIALNVSQYTSSDPVNTIADSNRLLLIHGPPGTGKTTICKALCQKLAIRQNSGLSLEGKCVPPVILIELSCSKVFSRWFGESSKNVDTLFKDLQELLKQNTTNNQFVCLLIDEVETIAFSRASLINKNETTDAIRVVNTLLTQLDNLKKYRNFITLATSNLLDSMDPAFIDRADGIFHIPKPSTQGCKSIIESSIKQLIDAGIIKTSNKLSIEEPLIQGVLEKIVTRCSQQELSGRTLRKLPLKAISEHFTQLPVDLTAFLVALASSSTHSNHEMTSIRNL; this is encoded by the exons ATGAGCAAGTATATTGTGGACTGTTGTTTAAACCATGAGATGCTATACTTGGTTTTACCAATGTTACAAGAAGTAGATTTAAACTGCCAGGAGGAGACTATTCGCGTCTTTAAAGAGATATTAACCAAAACGATTCAAGTAAAATTAGATAAGTTGAACAAGGCTCAACTTCTGAACAGGGCGTATAGTTCCAAGGATTTTTTAATGGAGGGGCAAGGTTCGGTAACGCTCGCTTCTAAACCAACCAAGGCACAGGAAAGTTTTATCAAGAGTTTGATTAAGGTGGTTTTGCAtgacttttcaaaaaataatagtCAAATTGTTGACTATCAAGGCAATTTACTTACTTCTCTCTGTATAGAAAGGATATACATAGAGGAAACTACTTGGAATGAGGATTTGAGTACGGATCCCAATGAACTGTTAAGGGTTATTAATGATGTTTTAAGTTGGCCATCAAATCAGTACGAAAGCTGCAATCGCCGCAACAAGCCTGTCCAGATGGAGAAAGAATTTAGAATCCACTTCTACCAGATACCTCACAATACCGACGTTTTACTGAACTCGCAGATCAGTGAAGAGTTCGATAAAATTGATTTAAGGGATCCTTCCGACTATGCTGAGAAAACATACGTCTCAGTGGACCGAACACCTTCCTGGTTACCGTTTTCTGAAGAAACCCTTAACCAGATACAGATCCATCTAATGCCGTCTTTGGAGCTAGAAAACGTATGGGAGTCCCTctattttgatgatgatattaaagaaaaacttttcagttATGCGACAATTGCATTGAACGTGTCACAATATACCTCTTCGGATCCTGTCAATACCATAGCTGACAGCAATCGGCTGCTATTAATCCATGGCCCTCCCGGAACCGGTAAGACAACAATATGCAAAGCGTTATGCCAAAAGCTGGCTATCAGGCAAAACAGTGGACTTTCTTTAGAAGGAAAATGCGTCCCGCCAGTAATTCTTATAGAACTTTCGTGCTCTAAAGTATTTTCCAGATGGTTTGGggaatcttcaaaaaatgtaGACACTttattcaaagatttgCAAGAACTACTAAAACAGAATACCACAAATAACcaatttgtttgtttgcTTATAGATGAAGTGGAAACTATTGCATTTTCGAGGGCTAGTCTCATAAACAAGAATGAAACCACAGATGCTATTAGAGTGGTAAACACCCTGTTGACACAATTAGATAACTTGAAGAAATATAGAAATTTCATCACTTTAGCAACTTCAAATTTACTCGATTCCATGGACCCTGCGTTTATTGACCGTGCTGACGGCATATTTCACATACCAAAACCATCCACGCAGGGATGCAAATCCATCATAGAATCTTCAATTAAACAATTGATCGATGCTGGCATCATCAAAACTAGCAACAAGTTATCCATAGAGGAACCGTTAATTCAAGGAGTTCTGGAAAAAATCGTTACGCGTTGTTCA CAACAGGAACTAAGTGGCAGAACCTTAAGAAAACTTCCCCTGAAGGCCATTTCCGAACATTTTACTCAATTACCTGTGGACCTGACCGCATTTCTAGTAGCATTAGCATCTAGCTCAACCCATTCAAACCATGAAATGACAAGTATTAGGAACTTATAG